One Pseudobdellovibrionaceae bacterium genomic window carries:
- the rpmF gene encoding 50S ribosomal protein L32, producing the protein MPTPKKKTSRSRRDMRRSHDGLTSAARAIDPKTKELVRPHRASKGADGAYYYNGKQISAGKE; encoded by the coding sequence ATGCCTACACCCAAGAAGAAAACCTCGCGCTCGCGCCGTGATATGCGCCGTAGCCACGATGGTCTGACCTCTGCCGCTCGTGCCATTGATCCCAAGACCAAAGAGTTGGTTCGCCCTCACCGTGCATCGAAAGGTGCGGATGGCGCTTACTACTACAACGGCAAACAGATCAGCGCCGGCAAAGAGTAG
- a CDS encoding DUF177 domain-containing protein: MFQIHLNEIPDDGREWQLTRQSGELNQILGDLIQDSSYLAEFMIRPLDAGTYELTGTIKTTLPEDCSRCGLDFKWPVNERFRELLIPEIPPERNSQYAKANHISDHNNEGPSVAEYQGNTFQMGDYLHEIVALSIPAVPAPPVQKDGKCATCLLDVRGKSFSYDEPMESRENPFAILGRLKN; this comes from the coding sequence ATGTTCCAAATTCATCTCAATGAAATTCCTGATGACGGCCGCGAGTGGCAGCTGACGCGCCAAAGCGGCGAGCTCAACCAGATCCTTGGCGATTTGATCCAAGATTCCAGCTATCTGGCGGAATTCATGATCCGCCCTTTGGACGCCGGGACCTATGAGCTGACCGGCACGATCAAAACAACCCTGCCCGAGGACTGCTCGCGCTGCGGCCTGGACTTCAAATGGCCCGTGAATGAGCGTTTCCGCGAACTCCTGATCCCCGAGATCCCGCCGGAGCGGAACTCGCAGTACGCGAAGGCCAATCACATTTCGGATCATAACAACGAAGGCCCTTCCGTCGCGGAATACCAAGGGAACACCTTCCAAATGGGCGATTACCTGCATGAAATCGTGGCACTTTCCATTCCCGCGGTTCCGGCTCCTCCCGTGCAAAAAGACGGGAAATGCGCGACCTGCTTGCTTGACGTGCGTGGGAAGTCTTTCAGCTACGACGAGCCCATGGAAAGCCGAGAGAACCCTTTTGCGATCCTCGGTAGATTGAAGAATTGA
- a CDS encoding ABC transporter substrate-binding protein, translated as MRVFTFLIPFLAAVLSSLVVSAAPLRLALNWKPEPQFGGFYAAEPHFKAAKLNVEILPGGSGTPTAQMLPAGQADYAIVSADELVLAWDRGSKEVIAVFAAFQTNPQGIMFRTNKNYDSIDALLKDKDSTLLWQAGLPYAMYLQKKFGKPLAKTAPYPGGITNFIGDPKINQQCFVTSEPLTAKKSSLDVRTFLIADAGYNPYTTVLVTTKKRLQENPAEVRAVVAAVRQGWADYVKDPAATNARMTKLNPAMDLVTMNDSAHAQLDLVQTAETKTHGLGVMTESRWQTLADQLFELKLVKTKVPAKDLFSTLSK; from the coding sequence ATGCGCGTTTTCACTTTTCTGATTCCCTTTCTCGCGGCGGTTCTGAGCTCTCTGGTCGTTTCGGCGGCCCCTTTACGTTTGGCGCTGAACTGGAAACCCGAGCCCCAATTCGGCGGGTTTTACGCGGCCGAACCTCATTTTAAAGCGGCAAAACTGAATGTCGAAATTTTGCCCGGCGGAAGCGGCACACCCACCGCGCAGATGCTCCCGGCGGGGCAAGCCGATTACGCGATCGTGAGCGCCGACGAGCTGGTTTTGGCTTGGGATCGGGGTTCAAAAGAGGTGATCGCCGTGTTCGCGGCGTTTCAGACAAATCCGCAGGGGATCATGTTTCGAACAAACAAAAATTATGATTCAATCGACGCTCTTTTGAAAGACAAAGACTCCACTCTTCTTTGGCAGGCGGGGCTTCCCTACGCGATGTATCTGCAAAAGAAATTCGGTAAACCTTTGGCGAAAACCGCCCCCTATCCCGGCGGGATCACCAATTTCATCGGCGATCCGAAGATCAATCAGCAGTGTTTCGTGACGTCAGAACCGCTCACCGCGAAGAAGTCTTCGCTCGACGTGCGAACCTTCCTGATCGCCGACGCCGGTTACAACCCCTATACGACCGTTCTGGTGACCACCAAAAAACGTCTGCAAGAAAATCCCGCGGAAGTGAGGGCAGTCGTCGCGGCCGTACGCCAGGGCTGGGCGGACTATGTGAAAGATCCGGCCGCCACCAACGCCCGTATGACGAAACTGAATCCCGCCATGGACCTCGTCACGATGAATGACAGCGCACACGCGCAGCTGGACTTAGTGCAGACGGCGGAAACGAAGACCCACGGCCTCGGCGTGATGACGGAATCTCGCTGGCAGACGCTTGCGGATCAGCTTTTCGAGCTCAAATTGGTGAAAACGAAAGTGCCCGCGAAGGATCTTTTCTCGACGCTGTCAAAATAG
- a CDS encoding ABC transporter permease, producing MSRTLERVLPPVLMLALLLFLFQVNTWLGLVPEYLLPSPAQVAAAFGQEDVGFGSAFLESLTNAMTGFAMSVALGVSIALLLSFSPRLERAFLPVSVFFQTVPIIAIAPLLVIWFGFGAPTVRASAFVVSFFPILAGTLAGLSSAPPTRLELFRALKATRLQTLWHLKIPQALPAFFTGLEIAVGLAVIGAVVGEFVAGSGLGSLIDVARTQQRVDLVFAAVLLITLMGVAVLGAVKTLKWMLFRYRPFALATEDS from the coding sequence ATGAGCCGCACGCTCGAACGAGTTCTGCCGCCGGTCTTGATGCTGGCCCTTCTCCTTTTTCTGTTTCAGGTGAATACCTGGCTGGGACTTGTGCCCGAGTATCTGCTGCCCTCGCCGGCCCAGGTCGCGGCCGCCTTCGGGCAGGAGGATGTCGGATTCGGCTCGGCGTTTCTTGAAAGCCTGACCAACGCGATGACGGGATTTGCGATGAGCGTCGCTCTTGGCGTCAGCATCGCGCTTCTTCTGTCTTTCAGTCCGCGGCTCGAGCGCGCGTTTCTGCCGGTTTCGGTTTTCTTCCAAACGGTCCCGATCATCGCGATCGCGCCGCTGCTCGTGATCTGGTTCGGTTTCGGTGCTCCGACCGTGCGCGCTTCGGCGTTCGTGGTCTCGTTCTTTCCGATCTTGGCCGGGACGCTGGCGGGCCTGTCCTCGGCGCCGCCGACGCGGCTTGAGCTTTTCCGCGCGCTGAAAGCCACGCGTCTGCAGACGCTGTGGCACCTCAAAATTCCGCAGGCGTTACCGGCTTTTTTCACCGGGCTTGAGATCGCGGTGGGCCTTGCGGTCATCGGCGCCGTGGTCGGCGAATTTGTCGCGGGGTCGGGGCTGGGAAGTCTGATCGACGTCGCACGGACCCAGCAGCGCGTGGACCTCGTGTTCGCGGCCGTTCTTCTCATCACGCTGATGGGCGTCGCCGTTCTGGGCGCGGTCAAAACCCTGAAATGGATGTTGTTTCGCTACCGTCCCTTCGCTTTGGCGACGGAAGACTCGTAA